The genomic stretch CTCGCAACCTAGAAGAGATTCCCTCCGACCTTCCTCACGATACTGTGTCGCTTTTTCTGTCCTCCAATCACATCACCAAAATCCCAAACCAGGCTTTTAAAAACCTTCCCTGGCTCCAAGAGCTGGACTTGTCAAGGAACGCCATCGAAACCGTGGATGCTGGGGCTTTTCAAGGTGTCTCGGAGAGCTTGCGGGCGCTTGATTTGTCCCATAATCACATGCAAAGCGTCCCTAAGGAGGCCTTCGCTCGGCTGCACGCCAAGATCAGCTTGTCCAACAACCCGTGGCACTGTGAGTGCACACTTCAGGAGGTGTTGCGCGAACTCAGGCTGGATCCCGAGACTGTGAACGAGGTGAGCTGCCACACCTCTGTTCAGGAAGAGTACGCGGGCAAGCCTGTCATCCAAGTCTTGGATTCGGGCATAAACTTTTGTAACTTTCACCATAAGACTACCGATGTGGCCATGTTTGTCACCATGTTTGGTTGGTTCACGATGGTTATCGCTTATGTCATCTATTACGTACGGCATAACCAGGAAGATGCTAGGAGGCATCTGGAGTACCTCAAGTCCCTGCCAAGTAGCTCCCAAATTAGTAAGGACTTTGACACAATCAGCA from Labeo rohita strain BAU-BD-2019 chromosome 9, IGBB_LRoh.1.0, whole genome shotgun sequence encodes the following:
- the lrrc3 gene encoding leucine-rich repeat-containing protein 3, producing the protein MTFPGGAHASRKVFIPYGCPLISRFILAVVCLSAMGFACPKSCHCSERNGLTVVQCSSRNLEEIPSDLPHDTVSLFLSSNHITKIPNQAFKNLPWLQELDLSRNAIETVDAGAFQGVSESLRALDLSHNHMQSVPKEAFARLHAKISLSNNPWHCECTLQEVLRELRLDPETVNEVSCHTSVQEEYAGKPVIQVLDSGINFCNFHHKTTDVAMFVTMFGWFTMVIAYVIYYVRHNQEDARRHLEYLKSLPSSSQISKDFDTISTVL